Proteins encoded by one window of Nitrospirota bacterium:
- a CDS encoding ORF6N domain-containing protein has product MQAIVPLEVIERRILLIRGQKVMLDSDLAQLYGVETRTLIQAVKRNIGRFPADFMFQLNYQEIATLRSQFVISKAGKGGRRYTPYAFTEQGVAMLSSVLNSERAIQVNIAVMRAFVKLKEMLSTNKELAYKLAQLEQKMEKHDGEIKVIFDAIRQLMVPLETKKKKIGFKREKEG; this is encoded by the coding sequence ATGCAGGCAATAGTGCCGTTGGAAGTAATCGAAAGAAGGATTCTGCTTATAAGGGGACAGAAGGTTATGCTCGACAGCGATCTCGCTCAACTTTATGGAGTAGAGACGAGAACACTTATTCAAGCTGTCAAAAGAAACATTGGACGATTTCCAGCCGATTTTATGTTTCAGTTGAATTATCAAGAGATTGCAACTTTGAGATCACAATTTGTGATCTCAAAAGCCGGCAAAGGCGGTCGCAGATATACGCCATATGCTTTCACGGAACAAGGCGTTGCTATGCTCTCAAGTGTATTGAACAGCGAACGGGCAATCCAGGTGAATATCGCTGTCATGAGGGCTTTTGTTAAATTGAAAGAAATGCTCTCAACAAACAAAGAGCTTGCCTATAAGCTGGCGCAGCTTGAGCAGAAGATGGAAAAGCATGATGGGGAAATTAAAGTAATCTTTGACGCGATAAGGCAGTTGATGGTCCCGCTGGAGACGAAGAAAAAGAAGATCGGGTTTAAGAGGGAAAAAGAGGGATAA